In Zunongwangia sp. HGR-M22, the sequence TAAATAAATTTCGAAAAAGGAAATAAATATTGAAGCAAAAATATTTTGGAGGTCATTTGCCAAAAAGTGCTGTTACTTAAAAACCAAATACTTCGTCTTTTTTACAAAATAATCGTTGCTAACTATTTCAAAATTTCTTTAGCTTTTTCTTTTTTAAAATACGGTAAACTGAAAATGCTACTATTGCGAATAATAAAAATGGCAAAACCATTGCTACAAATTGACCTATGTAATACCCAAACAATTCGGCTTTGTTACCTAAGGCATCAAGTGGTAAAACTTTCATATCCTATTTTTTAAATTTAGAGAGTGCGTTTCTGGTAAAGTCAGATAACACCAGTTCTCCACTAATAGCCGCATTTTCTATTAAAATGGTCGACCAGTTCTCTGTACCTTTCCACAAAAGCTTTTTCATTTCGAGTAGGGCTTGGGGATTGTAAAATGCTAATTTTTCAGCAAATAGCTCAACTTCCTTATCTAAATCTTTTATGTTTTCAAAAACCCTAGCATAAAGACCTTTATCTTTTGCCCAATATGCCGTTTTCCATTCGTGTGCCGCAAGACTAAGTTCAGCGAGTCCGTCTACACCTATTTTTCGCTCTATTGCCGGTGCAATTACAAACGGGCCTATACCAATACTTAATTCTGAAATTTTAATAGACGCCGCTTCTGTAGCCATTGCATAATCGCAGGCAGCGATTAATCCAACGCCACCACCTACTGTTTTCCCCTGAATACGACCAATAATTAATTTTTTACAGCTACGCATGGCATTTAAGACCTTCGCAAAACCCGAGAAAAAAACTTTTCCCTGTTCTGTATTTTCAACCGCCATTAACTCCTCAAAAGAAGCGCCGGCACAAAAGGCTTTTTCTCCTTCAGATTTTAGTACAATCACTTTAACTTTAGTATCTTCAGAAAAATTTGAAATCGCTTTTTCTAAACGTTCTAAAAGTATACCGGGAAAACTGTTGCTTGCCGGATGCCCAAATTCTATAGTACCTATGCCGTTTTCAACTTTAGAAAATAGGCTTCCATCTTCTCGCGTGGTTGTCATATATTAAGTTTTTTCAAAACTAAAGATTCTTAAAATATTTATAAGTGAACACTTCGTTAATAAAAGAGTTCCCATATTTGCAATGCATTAATCAATTTTGAACATCCTGACCTCGCAATTAATTTATGAATGAAGAACTAGCACTGAATTTCAAGAAAGATATAGAAGATGTAAATGAGATTCCCGGAATCCACTCATTATTAAATGTAATTAGTAGCACTTCTAAAATGAGGTTTGTTGCTGTTGCGAGAGTTACCGAAAATCGTTGGATTACTGCAGTTTCTAAAGATGATATTGAATTTGGTTTGCGACCGGGCGATGAGCTGGATGTTGGTTCTACAATTTGTAATGAAATTAGGGAACATCACATTCCTGTAATAATTAACGATGTAGATAATAATTTTATATTTAAGGATCACCACACACCAAAACAATACGGTTTTAAAAGCTATATTTCTTATCCCATATTTCTTAGAGATGGATCTTTCTTTGGTACTCTGTGTGCCATAGATCCCAATCCGGCAAATTTGAATAACGACCAAATAAAAGGAATGTTTGAGCAGTATGTCGAGTTAATTTCTTTTCATTTAGAATCGGTTCAAAAATTACAAAATGCGAATAAGCAATTACAAAAACAGCAAGAAATAGCCGAATTACGAGAAACCTTTATTGCAATTTTAGGACATGATCTTAGAAATCCTGTTGGGACTGCTCGAATTTGTGCCGATATGTTGTTGAGTGCCAATCTTCCTGAGGCTTCTAAAAAACAGGCAGAAATTATTAAATCGACGTCTTACAGGATGCAGAGTCTAATTGATAATCTCTTAGATTTTGCAAAAGGAAATTTGGGAGATGGTATTAATTTAAACCGATCTAATAATAGCACTAAGCTTGAAAAAGAGATTCGTGAAGTGGTCGAAGAATTTAGAGCGCTGAATAAAGAAAATAAGATTACTACCGCAATATCAGTTACCGAAACGGTTAATTGTGATAGCAGCCGGGTTTCCCAGTTATTATCAAACTTATTAAGCAACGCTACTAAGCACGGAACTTTAGAAGAGCCTATCGAGGTAATTGTGTCTAATACTGAAAATGAATTTAGCTTATCGGTGATCAATCAGGGCAAAACAATTCCTGAAGACTATCGAGGGGATTTATTCAAGCCATTTTTTAAAAGCAAGGCTCAAAGCAACGAAAATGGACTTGGCTTAGGACTTTACATCGCTTCAGAAATTGCCAAAGCACACGATGGTTCTTTGGCTATGACGTCTGAGAATGGAGAAACTTCTTTTACCTTCAAAATGCCATTAACGCAGAGTGTTGAAAGCAAAATTGCCTAGTTTAAACATCTTTATTCAAGTATTTTCTTCGGAATTTAATAACCAGTCCTACACTTCGTATCAACATCCAGACTAGAAATGCGATCCAAATAGCGTATAATTTCAGCCCGAAGTAATCTGAAATTAACAGCGCAGGCGTAAAACCTAAAAAGGTGGCAACTAATAAAATATTCCGTAGATAAACAGCTTCGCCCAGGCCTTTAAAAATTCCGTCGAACATAAAAGCGATTGCATTTATTGGCTGCATTAATAGAACGATCCAAAAGGTAGAGGCAAAGAGCGCTAAAACAACTTCATCTTTGTTGAATAAAAAGCCAATTTGATTATAAAAGATCCCACATAAGACCATTAATATAAGCGCAATCAAAACGGCATATTTTGAAATCCTCTTGCTAAGTTCCCAAAGGTTTTTGTAATCTTTTGCGCCTAATAATTTACCGCCAATTGCATTACCGGCATTTGCATAGCCATCGATAAAAAAGCTAAAAAAGAGCCAGATATTCATTAAAATACTTTGGGCGGCGATATAGCTTTCTCCATAATCGGTAGCGTAAGCATTAGCTAGCATTATAGCTATATTTAGCGAAAGCGTGCGTAAGAAAAGATTACCGGCCATCACTAATAGTGATTTAAATTCAGGATTTATATTAAAACTCAGTTTTAAATGAAACGGCGTTTTACGAAAGAAAAACCATAAGGCTATAATCAACATTGTAGCTTGGGCGGCTAAGCTGGCATAAGCGGCGCCTTCTAAATGCATAGCAGGAATATAGCCATCGATACCGTAAACCAGTAAGTAATCGAGCGCAATGTTTACCAGCGCGCCACTAAGACTGCACTTCATGGCCCAAGAAGTGTTCTGCAAACCTCTAAATACACCAAAAATGGTAAAGGTTAACAGTGTTAAGGGAAAACCAATTGCTCTAATCTGATAGTATCTGATCGAATAATCCAAAATTAAACCTTCAGCATTATAAGCGCTAAATATTAGTCGCGCCAGTGGAGCTGTAATTC encodes:
- a CDS encoding MATE family efflux transporter, with the protein product MAQLDTSAVSFKNINRIAIPAIIAGIAEPLISLTDIAVIGNVKDNSVEALAAAGIVGSFLSAVIWILAQTKTAISAKVSQHLGANRLHAVKTLVPQTIVFNLLLSLLIYGITAPLARLIFSAYNAEGLILDYSIRYYQIRAIGFPLTLLTFTIFGVFRGLQNTSWAMKCSLSGALVNIALDYLLVYGIDGYIPAMHLEGAAYASLAAQATMLIIALWFFFRKTPFHLKLSFNINPEFKSLLVMAGNLFLRTLSLNIAIMLANAYATDYGESYIAAQSILMNIWLFFSFFIDGYANAGNAIGGKLLGAKDYKNLWELSKRISKYAVLIALILMVLCGIFYNQIGFLFNKDEVVLALFASTFWIVLLMQPINAIAFMFDGIFKGLGEAVYLRNILLVATFLGFTPALLISDYFGLKLYAIWIAFLVWMLIRSVGLVIKFRRKYLNKDV
- a CDS encoding enoyl-CoA hydratase/isomerase family protein encodes the protein MTTTREDGSLFSKVENGIGTIEFGHPASNSFPGILLERLEKAISNFSEDTKVKVIVLKSEGEKAFCAGASFEELMAVENTEQGKVFFSGFAKVLNAMRSCKKLIIGRIQGKTVGGGVGLIAACDYAMATEAASIKISELSIGIGPFVIAPAIERKIGVDGLAELSLAAHEWKTAYWAKDKGLYARVFENIKDLDKEVELFAEKLAFYNPQALLEMKKLLWKGTENWSTILIENAAISGELVLSDFTRNALSKFKK
- a CDS encoding GAF domain-containing sensor histidine kinase, translated to MNEELALNFKKDIEDVNEIPGIHSLLNVISSTSKMRFVAVARVTENRWITAVSKDDIEFGLRPGDELDVGSTICNEIREHHIPVIINDVDNNFIFKDHHTPKQYGFKSYISYPIFLRDGSFFGTLCAIDPNPANLNNDQIKGMFEQYVELISFHLESVQKLQNANKQLQKQQEIAELRETFIAILGHDLRNPVGTARICADMLLSANLPEASKKQAEIIKSTSYRMQSLIDNLLDFAKGNLGDGINLNRSNNSTKLEKEIREVVEEFRALNKENKITTAISVTETVNCDSSRVSQLLSNLLSNATKHGTLEEPIEVIVSNTENEFSLSVINQGKTIPEDYRGDLFKPFFKSKAQSNENGLGLGLYIASEIAKAHDGSLAMTSENGETSFTFKMPLTQSVESKIA